The following proteins are encoded in a genomic region of Alistipes shahii WAL 8301:
- a CDS encoding VWA domain-containing protein, producing the protein MFRFANPQYLWLLLAVPALVALYWLAARNRRRRLARFGRPGILEELMPEVSTGRTALRFILFCAAVALVILAAARPQFGSKLREEKAQGIEMMLTVDVSNSMLAEDFEPNRLERTKYAIGKLFEGLQQDRVGLVVFAGEPKVQLPITSDYRMARAFARRIDPSLVSVQGTAIGKALEQALLAFSGDTEQSHGRVIILITDGENHDDDAIAVAERAAQMGVKIFTIGIGTPEGAPIQIGGEFIKDEAGEMVVSKLNEEMLARIADITGGAYVRSSKQSIGLDEIVKAINEMEQTELSTVRFEEFNEQYQYLLIAALVLLLLEFVVLDRRNPLLAHLNIFREK; encoded by the coding sequence ATGTTCCGTTTCGCAAATCCGCAATATCTCTGGCTGCTGCTGGCCGTCCCGGCGCTCGTCGCGCTCTACTGGCTGGCGGCCCGCAACCGCCGCAGACGGCTCGCACGCTTCGGCCGCCCCGGCATTCTGGAGGAGCTGATGCCCGAAGTATCGACCGGGCGCACGGCTCTCCGGTTCATCCTTTTCTGCGCCGCCGTCGCGCTGGTCATACTGGCTGCGGCGCGCCCGCAGTTCGGTTCGAAGCTCCGCGAGGAGAAAGCCCAGGGCATCGAAATGATGCTCACGGTCGACGTTTCGAACTCGATGCTGGCCGAAGATTTCGAACCCAACCGTCTCGAACGGACCAAATACGCCATCGGCAAACTCTTCGAGGGGTTGCAGCAGGACCGCGTGGGACTGGTCGTCTTCGCGGGCGAACCCAAGGTCCAGCTGCCGATCACCTCGGACTACCGCATGGCCCGGGCCTTCGCACGGCGGATCGACCCGTCGCTGGTATCGGTGCAGGGCACGGCCATCGGCAAGGCGCTGGAACAGGCCCTGCTGGCCTTCTCGGGCGACACGGAGCAGAGCCACGGCCGCGTCATCATCCTCATCACCGACGGCGAGAACCACGACGACGACGCCATCGCCGTCGCCGAACGCGCCGCACAGATGGGCGTGAAGATCTTCACCATCGGCATCGGCACGCCCGAAGGCGCCCCGATTCAGATCGGCGGCGAATTCATCAAGGACGAGGCGGGCGAAATGGTCGTCTCAAAGCTCAACGAGGAGATGCTGGCCCGAATCGCCGACATCACGGGCGGCGCCTACGTCCGCTCGTCGAAGCAGTCGATCGGTCTCGACGAGATCGTCAAGGCGATCAACGAGATGGAGCAGACCGAACTTTCGACGGTCCGCTTCGAGGAGTTCAACGAGCAGTACCAATACCTGCTCATCGCGGCGCTGGTCCTGCTGCTGTTGGAATTCGTCGTACTCGACCGCCGCAACCCGCTGCTGGCGCACCTGAACATCTTCCGCGAGAAATAG
- a CDS encoding DUF58 domain-containing protein — translation MQETENDILKRVRKIEIKTRGLSNEIFAGKYHTAFRGRGMSFSEVREYRAGDDVRDIDWNVTARSRKPHIKVYEEERELTMMLLVDVSASRMFGSTDRLKKNIITEIAAVLAFSAAQNNDKVGCIFFSDRIEKFIPPKKGRSHILMIIRELIGFRPESAGTKLSEPVRFLTNVNKKRCTTFILSDFMDSTGDKSALDDALKIAGSKHDLVGIRVYDPRETELPDVGIVELKDAESGRKVWVDTSSRAVRDHYAASWQRRSGEIEATLKHNRIDTAMISTDGDYVAELIKLFKQR, via the coding sequence ATGCAGGAAACCGAGAACGATATTCTCAAACGCGTCCGCAAGATCGAGATCAAGACCCGCGGTCTTTCCAACGAGATCTTCGCCGGAAAGTACCATACGGCTTTCCGCGGGCGGGGCATGTCGTTTTCCGAAGTGCGGGAGTACCGTGCGGGCGACGACGTGCGGGACATCGACTGGAACGTCACGGCCCGCTCGCGCAAACCCCACATCAAGGTCTACGAGGAGGAACGCGAACTGACGATGATGCTGCTGGTCGACGTGTCGGCCTCGCGCATGTTCGGTTCGACCGACCGGCTGAAAAAGAACATCATCACCGAAATCGCCGCCGTGCTGGCCTTCTCCGCCGCGCAGAACAACGACAAGGTGGGCTGCATCTTCTTTTCGGACCGGATCGAAAAGTTCATCCCCCCGAAGAAGGGCCGCAGCCATATTCTGATGATCATCCGCGAACTGATCGGCTTCCGCCCCGAATCCGCGGGCACGAAACTCTCGGAGCCGGTGCGTTTCCTGACGAATGTCAACAAGAAGCGCTGCACGACCTTCATCCTCTCGGACTTCATGGACTCGACCGGCGACAAGTCGGCGCTGGACGACGCGCTGAAGATCGCCGGGAGCAAGCACGACCTGGTGGGCATCCGCGTCTACGATCCCCGCGAGACGGAGCTTCCCGACGTGGGCATCGTCGAGCTGAAGGACGCCGAGAGCGGCCGCAAGGTCTGGGTCGACACCTCGTCGCGGGCCGTGCGCGACCACTATGCCGCCTCGTGGCAGCGGCGCAGCGGCGAAATAGAGGCGACGCTCAAGCACAACCGCATCGACACGGCGATGATCTCGACCGACGGCGACTATGTGGCCGAATTGATAAAACTGTTCAAACAGCGATGA
- a CDS encoding vWA domain-containing protein: MHFASPYYLWLLTLLVPMIGYYVWRTLQGGASIQISSVAGVVRAPRTVRYYLRHLPFALRAAAFALLVVALARPQDVEQNVRTNTEGIDIMLAIDVSGSMLARDFKPDRITAAKEVAGSFIADRYGDRIGLVAFAGEAFTQSPLTTDQSTLQTLLARIRSGLIEDGTAIGNGLATAINRLRESDAKSKVIILLTDGVNNQGQIAPMTAAEIAKAQGIRVYTIGVGTEGMAPYPAIDMFGNLTFVNQKVEIDEKVLKAISDMTGGRYFRATDKEKLKAVYDEINQLEKSKIEVMEHISYHELFLTWALAALGLLFTEFLLSNLVLKRIP; encoded by the coding sequence ATGCATTTTGCTTCACCATATTATCTCTGGCTGCTGACGCTGCTCGTGCCGATGATCGGCTATTACGTTTGGCGGACGTTGCAGGGCGGAGCCTCGATCCAGATTTCGAGCGTCGCCGGCGTCGTGCGCGCACCCCGGACCGTGCGCTACTACCTGCGCCACCTGCCTTTCGCGCTGCGTGCGGCGGCCTTCGCGCTGCTCGTCGTGGCGCTGGCGCGCCCGCAGGACGTCGAACAGAACGTCCGCACCAACACCGAGGGCATCGACATCATGCTGGCCATCGACGTCTCCGGTTCGATGCTGGCCCGCGACTTCAAGCCCGACCGCATCACGGCCGCCAAGGAGGTGGCCGGATCGTTCATCGCCGACCGCTACGGCGACCGCATCGGACTGGTGGCCTTCGCCGGCGAAGCCTTCACGCAAAGCCCGCTGACCACCGACCAGAGCACGCTGCAAACCCTTCTGGCCCGCATCCGCAGCGGACTGATCGAGGACGGCACGGCCATCGGCAACGGATTGGCCACGGCGATCAACCGCCTGCGCGAGAGCGATGCCAAGTCGAAAGTCATCATCCTGCTGACCGACGGCGTGAACAACCAGGGCCAGATCGCGCCGATGACCGCCGCCGAGATTGCCAAGGCGCAGGGCATCCGCGTCTACACGATCGGCGTGGGCACGGAGGGCATGGCCCCCTATCCGGCCATCGACATGTTCGGCAACCTGACGTTCGTCAACCAGAAGGTCGAGATCGACGAAAAGGTACTGAAGGCGATCTCCGACATGACCGGCGGCCGCTACTTCCGGGCCACGGACAAGGAGAAGCTGAAGGCCGTCTACGACGAGATCAACCAGCTCGAAAAGAGCAAGATCGAGGTGATGGAGCACATCTCCTACCACGAACTGTTCCTCACATGGGCGCTGGCCGCGCTGGGACTGCTGTTCACCGAGTTCCTGCTTTCGAACCTCGTACTGAAGCGAATACCCTGA
- a CDS encoding AAA family ATPase, with protein sequence MSEVINIKELNERIERESVFVDTLRNEMGKVIVGQSHLVDTLLIGLLSNGHILLEGVPGLAKTLAITTLAKAVDACFSRIQFTPDLLPADLIGTLIYSQKNEDFVVRKGPIFANFVLADEINRSPAKVQSALLEAMQERQVTIGDNTYPLPQPFLVLATQNPLEQEGTYPLPEAQVDRFMLKAKISYPKKQEERDIVRMNLSGAGMPEVGKVITPEDIVKARKVVEDVYMDEKIEKYIIDIIFATREPAEYNLQKLQNLIAYGGSPRASISLAKAARAYAFIRRRGYVIPEDVRAVCHDVLRHRIGLTYEAEAENITTEEIITDILNNVIVP encoded by the coding sequence ATGAGCGAAGTCATCAACATCAAAGAACTCAACGAGCGCATCGAACGCGAATCCGTTTTCGTCGATACGCTCCGCAACGAAATGGGAAAGGTCATCGTGGGCCAGAGCCACCTGGTGGACACCCTGCTGATCGGCCTGCTGTCCAACGGACACATCCTTCTGGAAGGCGTCCCGGGACTGGCCAAGACGCTGGCCATCACCACGCTCGCCAAGGCTGTCGACGCCTGTTTCTCGCGCATACAGTTCACCCCCGACCTGCTGCCCGCCGACCTGATCGGCACGCTGATCTACTCGCAGAAGAACGAGGATTTCGTCGTACGCAAGGGTCCGATCTTCGCCAACTTCGTACTGGCGGACGAGATCAACCGCTCCCCGGCCAAAGTGCAGTCGGCGCTGCTGGAAGCCATGCAGGAGCGTCAGGTGACCATCGGCGACAACACCTATCCCCTGCCGCAGCCGTTCCTCGTGCTGGCCACGCAGAACCCCCTGGAGCAGGAGGGAACCTACCCGCTGCCCGAGGCGCAGGTCGACCGTTTCATGCTCAAGGCCAAGATCTCCTACCCCAAGAAGCAGGAGGAGCGCGACATCGTGCGCATGAACCTCTCGGGCGCCGGCATGCCCGAGGTGGGCAAGGTCATCACCCCCGAGGACATCGTCAAGGCCCGCAAGGTGGTCGAGGACGTCTACATGGACGAAAAGATCGAGAAATACATCATCGACATCATCTTCGCCACGCGCGAGCCGGCGGAGTACAACCTCCAGAAGTTGCAGAACCTGATCGCCTACGGCGGTTCGCCCCGTGCGTCGATCTCGCTGGCCAAGGCCGCCCGGGCTTACGCCTTCATCCGCCGCCGCGGCTATGTCATCCCCGAGGACGTGCGCGCCGTCTGCCACGACGTGCTGCGCCACCGCATCGGCCTGACCTACGAGGCCGAGGCCGAGAACATCACCACCGAGGAGATCATCACCGACATTCTCAACAACGTAATCGTACCCTAA
- a CDS encoding four helix bundle protein, whose protein sequence is MKADNTIKDKSLDFAIRIVRLYKHISETNNEYILSKQLLKSGTSIGANVREAIGGQSKENFIAKMHIALKEAYETEYWLELLYSTDYLAENEFKSIFTDCRELTNILASILKTMKETK, encoded by the coding sequence TTGAAGGCCGATAACACCATAAAGGACAAGAGCCTCGATTTTGCAATCCGGATTGTCCGGCTGTATAAGCATATTTCCGAAACGAATAACGAGTACATACTTTCGAAACAGCTGCTTAAAAGCGGAACGAGTATCGGAGCAAACGTCCGGGAAGCAATCGGAGGACAATCGAAAGAGAATTTCATCGCAAAAATGCACATTGCATTAAAGGAAGCGTATGAAACCGAATATTGGTTGGAATTGTTATACAGCACGGACTACCTGGCGGAGAACGAATTTAAAAGTATTTTTACCGATTGCCGGGAATTGACGAATATTCTTGCAAGTATCCTGAAAACAATGAAAGAGACAAAATAA
- a CDS encoding tetratricopeptide repeat protein, which yields MYKSLYIILFLFAASGVQAQQLPERSLVRKGNRQYNKGNYEQSAGRYEQALQAAPGQFEAIYNLGNALYKAERFDRAEQTMQQAAADSLRADTERAEAFYNLGNAQFKQQKYQEALESYKQSLRLNPSDMEAKYNYAYTKRLLDENKDGGGGGGDQNKDQNQDQNKDQNQNDQSQQNPDQKGDQKDQKGDPKDQQGDQKQNPQEGKGDKEDQGDQQGQPTPSGISPQEQQQMLDAIQAQEDKTQEKLKEKQGVVVRGKKNW from the coding sequence ATGTACAAGTCACTCTATATCATTCTGTTTCTCTTTGCCGCCTCCGGGGTGCAGGCCCAACAGCTGCCCGAACGCTCGCTGGTGCGCAAAGGCAACCGGCAGTACAACAAGGGCAACTACGAGCAGTCGGCCGGCCGTTACGAGCAGGCCCTGCAAGCGGCTCCGGGACAGTTCGAAGCGATCTACAACCTCGGAAACGCCCTCTACAAGGCCGAACGGTTCGACCGTGCCGAGCAGACCATGCAGCAGGCCGCGGCGGACTCGCTGCGCGCGGACACGGAGCGCGCCGAAGCGTTCTACAACCTCGGCAACGCGCAGTTCAAGCAACAGAAGTATCAGGAGGCGCTCGAAAGCTACAAGCAGTCGCTGCGCCTGAACCCCTCGGACATGGAGGCCAAGTACAACTACGCCTACACCAAGCGGCTGCTCGACGAGAACAAGGACGGCGGCGGTGGCGGCGGAGATCAGAACAAGGACCAGAACCAAGACCAGAACAAGGATCAGAACCAGAACGATCAGAGTCAGCAGAACCCCGATCAGAAAGGCGATCAGAAGGACCAAAAGGGCGACCCCAAGGACCAGCAGGGCGATCAGAAACAGAACCCGCAGGAGGGCAAGGGCGACAAGGAGGACCAGGGCGACCAGCAGGGGCAGCCGACGCCTTCGGGCATCTCGCCGCAGGAACAGCAGCAGATGCTCGACGCCATCCAGGCCCAGGAGGACAAGACCCAGGAGAAACTCAAGGAGAAACAGGGCGTGGTCGTCCGCGGAAAGAAAAACTGGTAG